Genomic DNA from Corylus avellana chromosome ca4, CavTom2PMs-1.0:
tagtgattttaaaagtcacatcacagttgggacgACATCAGAAGAATACTAGAAGAACTCCTAgcattttctattcaaataataCTAAAAGATTTTATCGGAAACATATATCAAATTGAAATGTCAACAATGAAAAGATATTTACAATGAGCAGTGATTTATAGCATTTTATAtttgaaacaacaaaaaaaacacacacacaaagaagaCACTGTTATTTCATGGGAATATAAgttcatcaataaatatctaaTAAATAGTTGAAAGGAgtatttgaaaaggaaaaaaaaaaacaccataaATGCATCTTTCATCAAATAAGTAAAAAGAATAACATATTATGTTATCAAAGTAAAGAAGATAATCAAGTAAAAGCAGATGGTCTTGCTCTTCGATCCATTGTTCCTCTCCCTTTCACAGGTTCACAGGTGTTAATTGTTGGTCACCATTGCTAGTAAAAAGCCTGAAAAGATAGCCAATTTATTGTTACAATTTATTGACCACTATAGGAATTGCATTGGTAAACATAATTGTTATGCACAAATACatataaatcaaaattatttatgttttaccTGGCTGGCCACATTGAATGGTCAAATGAAAAGAGTTTATTAATTACAAAACTTGCATATTAATTAAAGTTAACAATTGATATGTAGACTCATGCTCAAGCAATGGGACAATCATATGAACTTAAATAAccaataaacaacaaaaataaataagagataTAATGTTTCTAACCTTTTCTTTCTAGCTATTCTCTTTGTGCTCTGCTTAGCCATCTTTTTGCATGTCTTCCTTTtctattcttttcctttcttttctttgagtCGCATCACCGGCCTTCTTTAAACAAGTCTGACATGTTTGTAAAGCATTTACTTGATTAAGTAAAACAAGACTTTCAACGAAAGTACTCgtggtaaaaaaaaatccatcgtCTTTCATTCTTAGATTTCCAAGACTGGTGAATATGTCTGTCTCGGGATCATATAAGAATGGCTTTTCTCGCTCTGTTCCCAAAATCTTTTTGTTGTTCCTAAAAGAGTACATCCGCTCAAAGCACCAACCCTCTAAATCAAGAGTATATTGTTTACTCCAAGACTCTACTACGCCATATTCCTTCATCAACCAAATGTTGCAACTCAAGGAAGCATGTctatgctttataaataaagaaagcaaTCCATCAGAAACCTTAAGAATAGCATCATCAGACCGAAAATTACTTAAACGATCTGGAAGCTTCATCACTCGGAATTCTTCGTGACACATATGAAACAACACAACCACAAATTCAGAAAAGTCACGAGATTCAATCGgcatataacttttatgacacCCAATCCAGTGACTTGCTCCATTCACTAAAGCCTGCCTACCTCTATATGCAACATACTGAAAATTGTCGACACCCCCAACAGTCTCCCAAGAACCTGTGCGGAGTTTGTAAAGCTCTGCCCGAAGCAAAAAAGATTTGTACGCATGAAACACCATTCTCAGTACCTTGTAATCATTAGTTATATGGTCAAAACCAAACCCGTAAACACAGTAATAGTTGTAGATGGGTACATCAATGCAAGAAGGTTGAGGGAGAGTCATAGACATTCTAATCGCAGGGTTCCAAAGAATTAGGGGCGCCAAATCATTGTTTTCTTGGCGCATAGTCTTAATAAGTATTAATCCTTTACAATCAATAGCTCTATAACGTCTACCTCCAATTTGGCATGGATGTTCATGTTTTTTAAACTCACGGAATGAACCATCGGTATGGTGTATTTTCGTTTTGCGGTAATAACCTTCATATAATAGGTGAACATAATTGTCGGTGCTCTCACTGTGTTCCACGTGCATGGAAATAAATGTAGGACTGCTGATGAAGGATTTCCATGATTTACAAACACATTGGAATCTTAAAAGCGATTTCACGGGTAGTCTTACCAGGATTTCATTATGAAGATCGTGTGGAAGAAGCCGGTTTGACATCTCTGTGAATTTTTGCTTGGCTTGGAGAAGACGAACTCAGGAAGGAAAGACGTACGCACGCCGctctatcttttttttctttttattgaagGAGCTTTTAATTTGATGGCTGAGATTTAAAGAAGTCAATCTACGGTTGAAATTGAGGGGGTGCGTAAGGGGGGAGTGAGTGGAGTTGGTGCTCTGCTCATTAAATGCACCATGGGGATAagttagaattattattattattatttttaaaaaaaaaaaaaaaaaacaagaagttaGAATTATTATTAGGATAGAATTATGTTAAATAATGATAGTTATAGTTATctaagttaattttttaattatttgtaataTTGTGGTGCAGAAGTTATTTAGTAGTAGGTTTCTATTGTTCTTTGTATGATCGTTTATCTCTAGGTATTTAGTTTGATTCTAGTAGTCTTGTAGTCATTTATTTAAAGGGtgataaattaataaaaattaagcagaaaattaattctaaattttgtgtttgaaaaatgtttttaagtcCTCTTAAAATCCAAATAGTCTAGATTCCATTAAATACTATATAAAATCTATCCCCGCTATCCCTGGCCTGTTATGTATTCACGTAACATCCAACCCTATATTCTTCCATGGTATTGAGATTGAAAGGTGTGAAAGAGAAGATTTGGCTTCGCTTGAGAATTCACGCAGCCATAAGAACACAAAGTAGATTTGGCTTCTTGTATCATatactctctcttttcttctaagAGAGAATGGGTAATCAGAATTCAGAAGCACAACGGATGAGAAAgagaatataatataataaaaaataatattttaaaaaaagtagataagtgaataaaaaatatggataaatgaaaaattggtcattgtggttgacctaaattacaaaagGGAGTGATTtctaatttatgccaactacagagacttataaattatttgttataccacatggagtgattaatttgtaatttaggccccAACGACCACAagaaccaattttacatttatccctaaaaaaatatgttggactgtgtatttatttaataaaagtgaaaattctatattacgactccaaacgacacctattttgaatgtataggtgtttcacacaatttatgcggaaatagatctgacctaacaattaataaacaaccaaaaatatatgaaacaataaacaataaacaacacagatattttgattacgaagaggaaaccaattagagaactctctaattgtaaaacctcttcggggcagccaaacccaggaaatcaactaactcagtaaaagaataaaggattacaagacgttcacacttacaaaacctttgcaattgacacgatcttgtataagacaagcgacccacttgccttctaccgcagtagccctttccagagacagctggcacaatccttctacgtgatctcccttcaccggaactccggttgacttcgcatcaacaatcaacaagtaaacacaaatgatcactctaagagagagaatagACTCTACCCTCTTAGCACACAAAAGcgaattctagatgcagaaattcgtccctctctcttcctatagaggtgtatttataatagccccatcatccctagacctaggaaagagtttatattcatttaaaactgttacaggtaCGCGGCGTCTGGACGGGAACATGTGCCGTCCGGACGGGACAACAAAACACAGCcagaaagtgtttttaacacatggccgtctgcaatctcgtccggacgagattgcaaaCGAGCCATTCCGCCCAACTTCGTAGTCTTCTCTTTATGgcccgttttgacctagtaaacattggaattagctaaacctcgt
This window encodes:
- the LOC132177257 gene encoding F-box protein CPR1-like, translated to MRQENNDLAPLILWNPAIRMSMTLPQPSCIDVPIYNYYCVYGFGFDHITNDYKVLRMVFHAYKSFLLRAELYKLRTGSWETVGGVDNFQYVAYRGRQALVNGASHWIGCHKSYMPIESRDFSEFVVVLFHMCHEEFRVMKLPDRLSNFRSDDAILKVSDGLLSLFIKHRHASLSCNIWLMKEYGVVESWSKQYTLDLEGWCFERMYSFRNNKKILGTEREKPFLYDPETDIFTSLGNLRMKDDGFFFTTSTFVESLVLLNQVNALQTCQTCLKKAGDATQRKERKRIEKEDMQKDG